GGAAGACGCCGCGGAACAAAACACCTCCGCCCCCGCAGAGAGCGGGCTTGCCTCGTCCGGGCCCGCGCGAACCGCGAGAAGAGCGGAGTGCAGCATCCGCCGGTAGCGGTGGGTCTTCTCGTCCAGATGGGCGCCATGTCGGTCCGGTATGACTGCATCCACCCCATCCGGCGGGTGGGCGGCGAGCGGCTCAAAGAGCCCGATTCGCGAGCCTGCGTCAAGCCACCCGAGCCCGTAGGCAAAGGAGGCGAGCGCGTTCACCGGGTCGCCCGTCCGGAGAAAGACCATCCCATCGCTCTGGTACGCCGCAGCCATCTCGACCACCTCTTCGGCCACCCGGTAAAGGAGGGTCCCCTCCGGGACGGCGATCCGGGTCCGGGAAAGAGCATCCAGAAAGAGAGCTCCGCACTCCTCGAGGGTCATAGGCCGGCAAAGATCTCCAGGTAATCGCGCTCCATCGGGTGGAGTTCTGCCGGTACGACGAGGATATGGAGCGGAGGCCCGAACTCCG
This portion of the Methanoculleus oceani genome encodes:
- a CDS encoding DUF357 domain-containing protein: MTLEECGALFLDALSRTRIAVPEGTLLYRVAEEVVEMAAAYQSDGMVFLRTGDPVNALASFAYGLGWLDAGSRIGLFEPLAAHPPDGVDAVIPDRHGAHLDEKTHRYRRMLHSALLAVRAGPDEASPLSAGAEVFCSAASSWYAEGVELLDAGDLACALARFSYGYAWLDAGVRAGLFRITGERGLFTV